A single Planktothrix serta PCC 8927 DNA region contains:
- a CDS encoding ribbon-helix-helix domain-containing protein, protein MQITLNKEQEGFIAAQLAKGNFSHPDEVVNAAFKLLEKLQSIF, encoded by the coding sequence ATGCAAATTACCTTAAACAAAGAACAAGAGGGATTTATCGCTGCTCAATTAGCCAAAGGCAACTTTAGCCATCCTGATGAAGTGGTGAATGCCGCGTTTAAATTGCTCGAAAAATTACAAAGTATTTTTTAA